One Pseudopipra pipra isolate bDixPip1 chromosome 26, bDixPip1.hap1, whole genome shotgun sequence DNA window includes the following coding sequences:
- the VPS25 gene encoding vacuolar protein-sorting-associated protein 25 → MAEAEAMSFAWPWQYSFPPFFTLQPNGETRQKQLSAWCALALAYSRRHRLPAMTVREAQDIPLFANSRLQRKLPLESIQVVLEELRKNGNLEWLDKNKTSFLIMWRRPEEWGKLIYQWVLRNGLTNSVFTLYELASGDDTESEEFHGLDEAMLLRALQALQQEHKAEIITLDDGRGVKFF, encoded by the exons ATGGCGGAGGCGGAGGCGATGAGCTTCGCGTGGCCCTGGCAGTACAGCTTCCCGCCCTTCTTCAC GCTGCAGCCCAACGGCGAGACGAGGCAGAAGCAGCTGTCGGCCTGGTGCGCGCTGGCGCTGGCGTACAGCCGGCGGCACCGCCTGCCCGCCATGACGGTGCGGGAGGCGCAGGACATCCCGCTCTTCGCCAACAGCCGCCTCCAGC GGAAGCTGCCGCTGGAATCCATCCAggtggtgctggaggagctCCGCAAGAACG GGAACCTGGAATGGTTAGATAAGAACAAAACCAGCTTTCTGATCATGTGGAGGAGACCAGAAGAATGGGGAAAGCTCATCTATCAGTGG GTGTTGAGGAATGGCCTGACCAACTCTGTGTTCACGCTGTACGAACTGGCCAGTGGGGATGATACCGAGAGCGAAG AGTTCCATGGGTTGGATGAGGCTATGCTGCTCCGTGCCCTGCAAGCCTTGCAGCAGGAGCACAAGGCTGAAATTATCACGCTGGATGACGGCCGAGGCGTCAAGTTCTTCTGA
- the RAMP2 gene encoding receptor activity-modifying protein 2: MAPLAHTSSGHLSQGLLLLWVLLGTGLCHADTETKGFGQDAGTSSPMAMSNGTAQPMEGNYSDITQKCWDYFVYLMRNVTASELCEWKVIRRPYSDLQLCLELWADRLNYSYPNALAEQYIFQSHHRYFHNCTLEHPVYFDPPEDVLLAMIIAPICLIPFLVTLVIWRSKDGKAQA, encoded by the exons ATGGCACCGCTCGCACACACAAGCTCCGGCCACCTCTCCCAagggctcctgctgctctggg TGCTCCTGGGGACTGGGCTCTGCCACGCGGACACCGAGACAAAGGGCTTTGGCCAGGATGCCGGGACAAGCTCGCCCATGGCCATGTCCAACGGGACAGCCCAGCCCATGG AGGGAAATTACTCCGACATCACACAGAAGTGCTGGGATTACTTCGTCTACCTGATGAGGAATGTGACAGCATCGGAGCTGTGCGAGTGGAAAGTCATCAGGAG GCCCTACAGCGacctgcagctgtgcctggagctCTGGGCCGACCGCCTGAACTACAGCTACCCCAACGCACTGGCAGAGCAGTACATCTTTCAGAGCCACCACCGCTACTTCCACAACTGCACCCTGGAGCACCCGGTGTACTTCGACCCGCCCGAGGACGTGCTGCTGGCCATGATCATCGCCCCCATCTGCCTCATCCCCTTCCTCGTCACCCTGGTCATCTGGCGCAGCAAGGATGGCAAGGCACAGGCCTAG